The genomic interval GCCCACAACCGCAAGACCAGACATAGCGGCGGGTACAAGATCCTGCGTTACCGGAACTCCACGGAAAACGACTTTTCCAGACTCCTTTATAACTACGATGCCGTCCGTATGGATGAAACCGATACGGTCATCCTCGCGGAAGGTATTTTCGATGTCATCGCCCTGACCCGCAGACTCGAACTCTATGACAATTCCCATGTCGCAGCCGTGGCCACTTTCGGAAAGAAAATATCCGATGTACAGATCTACAAGCTGCAATCGAAAGGCGTCAGAACCGTAGTCATCGGTTACGATGGTGATGCCGTCGAGTCGGTAAAGCGGACGGCTGAACGGCTGAAACCCTATTTCGAGGTTTTCATCGCGGACATTGCTGATGCCGCCAAAGACTGGGACGAACTCACGGAAGCGGAAATCTACGGGATTTTCGCCTGCCGCCTGCTGTCCGTCCTTGAATACAAACTCAAAAAAGTACAGGAAAGATGATACAGGAACTTTTCTCATGGCTCGATGCACAACGGATAACCTATATCCCGGTCGATACGGAAGTGGTGGATATTCCCGGCTTCGGGCGGCTTTTCACGGCCGACCTGTCGGGAGTGGAATCCATCTTCCGCGGCGACGGGGACAAGCTCGTGTTCAACCTGATGGAAAGTCCGGATGTGCTGATGGAAGAAGGAATCTTCCATGTGGCCTTCCCGTTCGGCAGGAACTGGTACTACTATGACCTGCGGGAAGAATTCCGTTTCAACCTGCTGAAATATATCGGCCGGCCCAAGCCTCCGGTACATGATGTACCTTTCGTGAACCTCGGCATCCATACCTCCTACGAGCTGCTGAACGCCTGCTGCTCGCCGGAAGATTTGTGCCGCAAGGCGAAATGGCTCGGGCATACGGCTGTCGGCATCTGCGACCGCAATACAATGGCCGCCACGCTGAACCTTCAGAAGGAGTGCGCCAATACCGGGCTGAAACATATATTCGGCTACTCGCTGACAATGATGCACGAAGAAGAACGTGTCGGGCTGAAGATTTATGCCTTGGATAACGAGGGGCTGCATAATCTGCTGCGCATCCAACGGGCCGTCATGGTCGATTCGGAAGACAACACCCTCCGCTATGAACAGCTGCTGATGTATGCCGCAGGTTGTGTGGTGGTTTTCGCCATCCGTTCCGTCTACTGGATGGCCGGACACCCCAAACAGGTGAAGCGTATCCGGAAAGGTGCCGAAGCGGTCTATTACCAGGTCGACGCCAACGAATACAAGGCGGACCGCATCGACAGGGAGCAACTAGAAGCCCTGAAATATTATTTCGGCAACTGTTATGATGCCGACACGGATTCATTTACAGTAGAACCAGTCCTGATTCCGGACTGCTACTACATGGACAAGGACGATGCAGGGTACAGAATCGTGGTGAACAAGATTGCCACGGGAGCCGCCCATGAACAGAGCGATGACCAGTATTTCAAGACAGCGGATGAATTGTATGACACGCTCCGTCCTCTGTTCTCCGGGCAATGGGACTTCGATTCCCTGTTTAGGCGCATGTGCCGTCCCACGGTGGAGATTGCCGGACGTGCGGACGCCTCATTCGAGACCGGGCGAATGTTCATGCCGGAATACCGTATGCGACCGGAAGAGCGGGAACGGTATGGTGACCGCCGTACGATGTTCCTCCGACTGCTTGACGACGGGCTGGACCGGAAAGTGCCGGAACCGGAGCGGGAACGCTATCGGGAACGGCTGGACGAGGAAGTCTATATCATTGAATCGACCGACAATGTGGACTATTTCCTGGTGCAGTGGGATATGGTGCGGGAGGCGCACCGGAGAGGCATCGCAACTGGTATAGGTCGCGGTTCCGCCGGGGGCTCGCTGGTTTCCTACTTGCTTGGCATAACCTCCATCGACCCGCTGAAATACGACCTTATCTTCTCGCGCTTCCTCGTGCCGGAACGCTGCGGGCTCAGCTGGAAAGACGAACTGACGGTGCTTGCCCCGGACATCACACTCGGCAAGGGCGAACGCTATGTGGAGATGGAATCTGAAGGCAAGACTTACCGTCTGTGCACGGATGCCCGGATGCGGGTAATCCGTAACGGAGAAGAGCGGACGATATACGCAGATGAATTGATGTGTGGCGACGAAATCCTTTTTGACCGCCGAGATTGCTTGTGGAACCTAAAGGAACTCGAAACCCATGAATCCGACCTACGAACACCACCGTCCCTATGACGGTTGCGACCTTTACCGGGGCGATGCACTCGATGTGCTGCCCCTGCTGGCTGAAGAAGGCATCACTGCCGACATGGTATTGTCAGACCCTCCATACGGTACGACACATTGTCGATGGGACGCCGTGATAGACATCCCCGGGATGTGGAATGCTGTACAGGGCATATCCAGACCTGACACTCCCGTACTGCTGTTCTGCCAGCATCCTTTTACGAGCCTGCTGGGCAGCTCCAATCTCCGCAGGCTGCGGTATGCCTGGGTATGGGAGAAGACGCAGGCGACAGGCTTCCTAAACGCCAGGCGTATGCCGATGAAGGCGCACGAGGACATTCTGGTCTTTTACGACAGGTTGCCGAAGTATCATCCGATCAAGACGGACGGGCACAAGCGCAAGGTCGTGATGGCCGAACATCAGCGGAAATGCGATGCCGGCGAGATATACCGGAAGCACGATAATTTCCGGGATTACATATCCACGGAACGCTATCCGCGCAGTGTGCTGAAATTCAAGACGGACAAGCAGCTCTCCTGCCTGCACGCGACACAGAAACCTGTCGCCCTGCTGGAATACCTGATACGCACCTACACCGACGAAGGAGACATCGTCCTCGACTTTGCGATGGGCAGCGGCAGTACAGCCGTGGCCTGCCGGAATACGGGACGCCGGTTCATCGGCGTGGAGATAGACCTGGGAATTTTTCAGACAGCACTAAACCGTATAACCCATGGCTGACACCCGGGAAATCTGGGTGGATATCAAGAACTATGAAGGAAAGTACAAGATCAGCAACCTCGGGCGTGTCAAGAGTCTGGAACGGCAAGTTTCGCATGACGGTATCACCTGGACACAACCCGAACGTATCATGTGTCATTGGTGTGGGACGACTTCGCTCTATGACTGTGTCCGACTCTACAAGGGCGGTGTCGGAAAGAAGTTCTCCGTGCACCGTCTGGTGGCACAGCACTTCCTGCCCGACTGGAATCCGGGACTGGAGGTGAACCATATCGACGGGAACCGCGACAACAACCGTGCGGATAACCTGGAAATGTGTACGCACCAGCGGAATATGGAACATGCCATAGCGGGTGGCCTCAAACGGGATTACGGCGAGAAAAGCGTGAACGCCAAACTGACCAACGGGCAGGCGGAAGAGATACGGGTGAGGTATTCCTCCGGCCAGGCTTCCCAGAACAGCCTGGCAAAACAGTACGGTGTCAGCCGCCAGACGGTAAGCGCGATAATACGATACAAGAAATATATCAGATGAAAGTAACACATATAAGAATCAGGAAAGCAGACGGACCGCTGACGGTCATGGATGCCTTTGTGGACAAAGGACTGACAGAAGGCGGCCACGCTTCGCTGCCGGACATAGATGTCGACTATGCCTCCGACCGGCGGCAGGAGATCAAGGATTACCTGGAAGAACGGTACAACGCGGACGGCCGCCAGCGTGTCTTTTCCGCCGGCACCTTTACCACGATGAAACTGAAAGCCGCCTTGAAGGACGTGGCACGCGTACACCGCGTGCCTCACTCCATCGTGAACTATATTACCGCCATGATAGATGACGGCACGGACTGGACAGGACTGTTCAGACAGGCTGCCTTCAACAGAAAACTTCGGGACTTTATCCAGACCTATCCGCTGGTCATCGAGGACGTGCAAGGATTGCTCGGACAGCCCAAAGCGGCCTCCATACACGCCTCGGCCATCGTTGTCACACCGGACACGCGGGACGGCAGGCCCGCCGAATGCTTCGATTTCCTGCCGGTCCGTAAGATGGACGGGGCACTGGTATCGGAGTTCGACGGCTATTCGGTCGATGAGATCGGATTGTTGAAGGAGGATGTGCTGGCGACAAAGGAACTTGCCAAACTGAGTGCCGTCATCGCGTTGGTCAACCGGAATTTCGGGCAGGAACTTACTATCGGGCGTATTACGCAGGATATGCTGGAAGACGGGAAGACCTACCGACTGCTCTCGGACGGCAACACGCAGAATGTGTTCCAGTTCTCTTCGCCGGGCATTACCCGGTTTATCCAGGATGTACAGCCGGAGTGTATCGAGGACCTGATCGCCATCAATGCCCTGTACCGTCCCGCCACACTCGACATCGGTGCCACCGATGATTATGTCCGTTTCAGGCGTGGCGAAGTGGCCCCGGTCTATAACTACGGCTGTTATGAAGCAACGAAGAACACTTTCGGAATCATGGTCTACCAGGAGCAGTTCATGTCCGTTGCTCATACGCTCGGGGGATTCGACCTCGGGAAGACCGACTATCTGCGCAAGGCCATAGGAAAGAAGAAAGCCGACCTGATGGCCACGCTGAAGGCGGATTTCATTGCCGGAGCCGTCGGGAACGGATGCCCGGACTATGAGGCGGAGGAAATCTGGCACAAGATAGAGGTAGCCGGGAAATATTCGTTCAACCGTTCCCATGCCGCGGCATACGCCCTTACAGCCTATTGCGGGGCATGGCTCAAGGCCAATTACCCCTCGGCATTCTACACGGTGGCATTGCAATGGGCGGACGACAAGGAGATTCCTTCGTTGATGGCGGAGATGGAACGCTGCTCGTCGGCCAAGATCGTGCCGCCGGACATCAACCGCTCCGGGACGGAGTTCTTCACCGACTATGCCACCGATGAAATCTTCTGGTCGCTTACCCGTATCAAACAGGTCGGTGTCAAGACAGTGGAATACATCGTCACGGAACGCGACCGGGGCGGGGCATATACCGGTATCGAGAACTTCATCCACCGCATATTCCGTTACAAACTCAAGAAATACAGTTACTGGGACGACCCCGACAACGCGGAAGAGGCCGTGAAAGTCCCCGTGAACGCCCGGCATGTCAAGCACATGATCCTTGCCGGATGCTTCGACCGTATCGAAAAAGTCGGGGCGGTTACCGAACGCTGCGCGCTGCTCGAACGCGCAGCACGGGAACTGGGATTCTCCCTTTCTGAAAAAGACTTCCCGCAGGACATGCGCGGGCGGCATTTCTTCTGGTCGCAGCAGCAGATTGCCGTGTCGGGCATAGGCAGCATCGATTATCGCCGCATCTTCAACAATTCGGAAGCCCGCAGGCAGGTCAAGGGAAAAGCCTCTTACCTGACCCTGGACGAGGTGGCACGGGACGAGAACGACGGCAGGCGTGCGACTGTCTGCGCCACGGTGGTGGATGTAACCGAACATACCTACAAGGACAGGGAGACGGGAAGCCGGAAGCGTTTCGCCAAGCTGACACTCTCCCAGAACAACCGTCTGGCGGAATGTGTATGCTGGAACGACTATTACATGGAACACCACACCGTGATCCAGTCGCTCAAAGACCGGGTGGTCATCCTCACTGCCGTCATCCGTTACAGCGACT from Alistipes dispar carries:
- a CDS encoding PHP domain-containing protein, with product MIQELFSWLDAQRITYIPVDTEVVDIPGFGRLFTADLSGVESIFRGDGDKLVFNLMESPDVLMEEGIFHVAFPFGRNWYYYDLREEFRFNLLKYIGRPKPPVHDVPFVNLGIHTSYELLNACCSPEDLCRKAKWLGHTAVGICDRNTMAATLNLQKECANTGLKHIFGYSLTMMHEEERVGLKIYALDNEGLHNLLRIQRAVMVDSEDNTLRYEQLLMYAAGCVVVFAIRSVYWMAGHPKQVKRIRKGAEAVYYQVDANEYKADRIDREQLEALKYYFGNCYDADTDSFTVEPVLIPDCYYMDKDDAGYRIVVNKIATGAAHEQSDDQYFKTADELYDTLRPLFSGQWDFDSLFRRMCRPTVEIAGRADASFETGRMFMPEYRMRPEERERYGDRRTMFLRLLDDGLDRKVPEPERERYRERLDEEVYIIESTDNVDYFLVQWDMVREAHRRGIATGIGRGSAGGSLVSYLLGITSIDPLKYDLIFSRFLVPERCGLSWKDELTVLAPDITLGKGERYVEMESEGKTYRLCTDARMRVIRNGEERTIYADELMCGDEILFDRRDCLWNLKELETHESDLRTPPSL
- a CDS encoding DNA-methyltransferase — encoded protein: MVLSDPPYGTTHCRWDAVIDIPGMWNAVQGISRPDTPVLLFCQHPFTSLLGSSNLRRLRYAWVWEKTQATGFLNARRMPMKAHEDILVFYDRLPKYHPIKTDGHKRKVVMAEHQRKCDAGEIYRKHDNFRDYISTERYPRSVLKFKTDKQLSCLHATQKPVALLEYLIRTYTDEGDIVLDFAMGSGSTAVACRNTGRRFIGVEIDLGIFQTALNRITHG
- a CDS encoding HNH endonuclease, producing the protein MADTREIWVDIKNYEGKYKISNLGRVKSLERQVSHDGITWTQPERIMCHWCGTTSLYDCVRLYKGGVGKKFSVHRLVAQHFLPDWNPGLEVNHIDGNRDNNRADNLEMCTHQRNMEHAIAGGLKRDYGEKSVNAKLTNGQAEEIRVRYSSGQASQNSLAKQYGVSRQTVSAIIRYKKYIR
- a CDS encoding helix-hairpin-helix domain-containing protein — its product is MKVTHIRIRKADGPLTVMDAFVDKGLTEGGHASLPDIDVDYASDRRQEIKDYLEERYNADGRQRVFSAGTFTTMKLKAALKDVARVHRVPHSIVNYITAMIDDGTDWTGLFRQAAFNRKLRDFIQTYPLVIEDVQGLLGQPKAASIHASAIVVTPDTRDGRPAECFDFLPVRKMDGALVSEFDGYSVDEIGLLKEDVLATKELAKLSAVIALVNRNFGQELTIGRITQDMLEDGKTYRLLSDGNTQNVFQFSSPGITRFIQDVQPECIEDLIAINALYRPATLDIGATDDYVRFRRGEVAPVYNYGCYEATKNTFGIMVYQEQFMSVAHTLGGFDLGKTDYLRKAIGKKKADLMATLKADFIAGAVGNGCPDYEAEEIWHKIEVAGKYSFNRSHAAAYALTAYCGAWLKANYPSAFYTVALQWADDKEIPSLMAEMERCSSAKIVPPDINRSGTEFFTDYATDEIFWSLTRIKQVGVKTVEYIVTERDRGGAYTGIENFIHRIFRYKLKKYSYWDDPDNAEEAVKVPVNARHVKHMILAGCFDRIEKVGAVTERCALLERAARELGFSLSEKDFPQDMRGRHFFWSQQQIAVSGIGSIDYRRIFNNSEARRQVKGKASYLTLDEVARDENDGRRATVCATVVDVTEHTYKDRETGSRKRFAKLTLSQNNRLAECVCWNDYYMEHHTVIQSLKDRVVILTAVIRYSDYNGCNTLQTYRNSLLFIQS